AGCAAGATACTGTTATGCCCATGCAGTCGATAATGCTACAAAATGTTGATTAAAGTGTTTAATATGTCAGGCATTTGGCAGACTCCAAAATGAgcgtgtaaaaaagaaaaacgaccagtattgtttctgcattttatttacaaaacagaaagtgcttttggtcattttccaacAACAACATCAATATATGAGATAAATATTGCACAGCACAGTGTCACATTGAACTACTTTAGTGGAATGAAGTAACAGATATGCCAGGAAAAGTGTTTCATTTTCTACAGCATTACAACCAAACAGATTAAGAAATTATGCCAAGAACTGATGTATTTATGCATATATACAGTATTTCTTTAACACTGAGGTACTGCAGTATacctacactgaaaaaaatatatgcagcatttcataatgatttttttttaaaaatacaaagtcttgtaaaatgagtcaaaaaacTTCTAACGTGTACTGTCGAAAGCTTACATTCTGACTGATCCTCTGCAAGTTACTTTACACATAGCACATTCTTTGTAGGTTGTCTTGACACCAAAAGCTAATACCTTTGAGGATTTTTGGCTAGATTTCTTGGAATGGGATTGTAAATTCAGCCGTAACACTCCCCGTCTACAAAGTCAAAAGAAAAAGTGTTATTCAGAATtgagaaattacattttttgaaataaaggTGGCCTCAATCTAACGTCCTCTGCCACCATAAGGCATATATTATGAAAATACCTCCAATAAAATAGGACCTTAAATCAGAAATAACTGAACTGCAGTCGCAAAAACACTTCATATAAGATTGTATGACAATTTGCAGCGTATTTTAGCTATGGAGATGCAATTTAATGCATCAGATGTGAAAATACAAGAAGGCAATTAACAGAGCTGTACAGGCTACACACTATTTGATCAAACTGCAAAATATGTAGTAGGCTATGCTCTGAAAATCATGGTAAAGTATTGATTGATCACGCCAATAAACAACTGGAAAATATAGTGCAATTTAATGCTACTGGTTCTGCAATACCTTTGTGAAACCTATATCATTTTTACTGATTGTTGTCGAGGCTTTTTTTGAATGGAGCGGGTTATTTTCGAGTCTATGGTGTTTGACACCTTTCTTCTGTGTTGTGCAGTATTGTAAGATGTACCTACAATTTTATCGAGACAACAAAATATTCAGTCAAAAACTGCAACAGAGTTGGAAAAACATCTGtttaagaaaacagaacatTATCGGCTTCACAGTTAACTATATTAACTGCAGGGCTGTTGCATTACTGTTCAGCCAAACCTGCTTGATCGAGGCTACTTCAACTAAAATCTAAGCCACAAACATTTCTCCACTGCCACTTTCCTACtaatatttacaaatatttacaattacTCTTCAGGTGCACTGAAGACGATTTAACTACAAATGCTACAATGCATAACATTTAACAAAGTCACTGAAATTGTGGAGTGTCAGAACATTTCAAGAAGATGTAGTTAACTAAAACCAACATGTGGATGGTCACAGGTTTTTGTTGACACTGCTGTCTATTTCACAACCATAAGCAGAACTCCACAGGCTGCCATTGTCTCTGCCTATAGTGGTAACTTCAGGCTCACAATAGCAGAGCCTATACAAAGAAACTATACAAAAAAAGCGGTAGGAGAACTAGTGGTGATCTGACACATGTATTGCTGTGCCATATTGAGCGAGacatctttatttttcacaatCAAAATTTCAGAAGGTGCTTGAAAAAacactgccaaaaaaaaatactccCTAACAGCTTACTTAACCTCTTATCAAAACTACTACAATCATATAGAAGTTAATGAGCATACACAGTGAATATCTTGAAAATAGATAGCTTATTTGAATTCAGAACTAAACTACGTAAACTGTGTATTCAGTGCTTGTCGTTCTGTGACTGTCGGCTCTCAACGTTGCTGTTCAAATTTCACAGCATCTAAACTAATGGGCTTTCTGCTACTTAATCAGTAAAATATCCTCTTAAGGCAATTTTAAGTTAGAACTCACTTTGCGTTGCATCTTAGGATGCAGTACAGTCTGTGTATGTGGTTACCATGTTTCCTCTGCGCTGTGTTACCGTTCTACAGTGTTGCTTCGATGCACtatgaaatctgttttcagtctgtttgccATGTCTGTCAAAGGTAAACATTCTCTCCATGTCATCAAACATATCATCAAAGATACCTGCTCCAAAACCACCTTGAAAGTGTCTCTTATGTCTGCTGTGGGAGTCCTTGTGGGACCTGGAGTGTTCATCAAAGTGTCGTCGGTGACGGGCATGCCTGTTGTGGCTGTAGATGTCAAAGTCCTTAAATATGTCGTCAAAGTTGAAGCTGAAAGGCTGATGGGTGCCCTGTCTTTGTCTGCCTTTTGTCTCCCCAGTGAAGTATTCAGAGGTGTCACCAAACCTGTCATACTCTTGTCTTCTGGTCTCATCTGACAAAGTTTCATAAGCTGCACGCAACAAAGAGAAACAGGGTTCAGTCAGAGTGGAAGAAGTGTAATATCCAGTCAATGTTAAAAAAGCCGTGCTTCATCGCAGTTTGCACTAGAGATAGACACTTCATCAATAGCATGAAGAAAATTGGCTGCAGAATAGCTTCACTAAAATGCATAAGATGAAAAGCGTCATCAAAGCacataatgaaaacacaaagtttgaTTGCACAAACAACCCCAACCTTTTTGTCTCTCTGACTCAAAACAGCCCATCTTATCCCTTGATATTCCACCAGGAAAGGCTACGTCTGGGTGTTGCCTTTGTGAGACTGGCTTCACAGTCCATAAACAATCATGTATGTCTCACCTTTTTTGGTTTTGTATCAAGATGAGCTAATGTTTTTACCattatttccttttatttaggtttgtaaaggaacatttttgccaaatttggctTTGTTCTCCTGATCTTCATTAAAAATAGGtaattaaaaacatcaaatatcaagtgaaaccacacacacacacacacacacacacacacacacacacatgcgcatatatatatatatatatatatatatatatatatatatatatatatatatacacacatatacatatatacatatatatgcatgCAAAGGGAAGGGCTAACTGGGATGCCATCATTAACAAGCTTTAACCACATGCTGGAAGGTACATGAATTCAAACAATAGGCTAAACAATACCCATCTCCCAAAATAAGTTGACTGTACCTTCTGCAATTTCCCTGAATCTCACTTCAGCGTCCGGGCTCTTGTTCTTATCTGGGTGATATTTCATTGCAAGTCTGTGGAAAGCCTTCTTTATCTGGCGCTCAGTAGACCCTTTTGGTACTCCCAGGATATCATAGTAGTCCTTCTTGGCCAGTATGAGCTCTGTTATCATGAGGACGCACACTGCAAACGTTGCCACAGACTGTGCAGTTGCCATAGCTCCAGTGTCCCCTGTATTCAAGAAAGAAAAGTATCAGTAAG
This window of the Acanthochromis polyacanthus isolate Apoly-LR-REF ecotype Palm Island chromosome 8, KAUST_Apoly_ChrSc, whole genome shotgun sequence genome carries:
- the dnajb9a gene encoding dnaJ homolog subfamily B member 9a is translated as MATAQSVATFAVCVLMITELILAKKDYYDILGVPKGSTERQIKKAFHRLAMKYHPDKNKSPDAEVRFREIAEAYETLSDETRRQEYDRFGDTSEYFTGETKGRQRQGTHQPFSFNFDDIFKDFDIYSHNRHARHRRHFDEHSRSHKDSHSRHKRHFQGGFGAGIFDDMFDDMERMFTFDRHGKQTENRFHSASKQHCRTVTQRRGNMVTTYTDCTAS